The following nucleotide sequence is from Methylocella sp..
GATGTCTCTGCCCTCCAGCGCCGCCTTTTCTAATTCTGCATAATTTCGACTGTCATCCGCAGCTGCGTCGCGGATAACGCCGAAGCTAGCCAACCCAGCCAGAAAGAAGACCCCGAAGGGAAAAACACGTGACCGCATATATCATTACCTCGTCGATTTTATAGCCGACGCGGACCCCAGAGCGACGCCATCGGCTCCGATGCGTCTATGTCGTCGCCTTGTGCATTAGCAGTAGGGAACTGTCCACGTTTGCACGAAGCTGGCAGCTCGCTTTCCACAGACTTAGGGTTACGGCTGAAATTGATCATGGCTCCGCGGAGGGGCCTTTAGCGCTTGACTTTTCGCCTATCTAAACGTACGCTCAGTACGCGAGCGACCACAGGAAAGAGGCGCAAATGGACAGTTCAATGCACACCCCCTTCATGCGCGCTCTGACGCGGGCGCTTAATCTCAACGAGGGGCAGCGGCTCACGAAGGCGAAGCTCGAAGCAGTCCAAGGCTGCGCGACGCCGATTGAGGCATTCGCTGAAGCGGTCGACGCGATCATCGAGCATTCAGCGGGGCCGCGCATCCCTCAGGACGCCTCCGACCGAAAAGTGGGCGAGCACACCGATTACGAAGAAATCATCGAACTGCTCGGCAGGATACGGCCAGTTGTCGCGGCGGAACTTGACGAGAGCTACGAGCCAGCGCTCGAGTCCGGCTTCGCCAATCTCAAAGCGCTTGTTCTTTGCTGGACGCACTTCATCGGAGGTCCCGCCGCTCCCGCTTATCACGAATATAGCGCGTACGACCTGGCGGCCAACGAGCGCATTTGTCGGATGGCGGAGGCGACGTATCCGCATAGTTTGGCGCTCGTGAAAGTGCTCCGCGCCCAACTGGAAGTCATCATTAATGCGCGGCTGGCGGTCCGCCTAAATTCGAAACTCAAACTCGCTGCCGCGCAGGCTGAGCTCGACCGCCGGCAGTGGAACGACCGATACCCGGATATGAAGCTCCTTTGGGCGCAGCGACAAACCCCTCCGAAGCTATCGCCGTTCATGCAAAGTCTCATGGACGCGCTTGGCCTTAACGATTGTAAGGCGGCCATAAAATGAAACTTGAAATTGATCTGCCTCAAGCCGTCTACGACGTCGCGCTAAAAATGCGTGCGCGGGACTTCGAAGAGCTCGAAGCCGTATCGCACATGAACACGCGAGAAGACCTGGCGCGTCTGCTGTCAGAGCGCTACGGCTCGCGCGCCGACGTGTTCGCCGTTGGGCTCGACGGCAAGCCGATCGCCATCTGTGGCCTCATCGGATTTCGGCCGAACGTCGTTTCGCTGCTCTTCTTTGCGACCGAAGAGTTTCCCGCGATCGTTGCGCCGCTGACTGAATACGTCCAACGCGAGGTTTTCGCGCCGGCTGTTGCCGCTGGCGTGCATCGGATCGAATGCGGATCGATGACGTCCTATCACGGCATCCATAGTTGGATTGAAGCGCTTGGCCTCTCTCGCGAAGCAACGGTCAAAAAATGGGGCAAGGCCGGGCAGGATTTCGACATATACGCATGGGTTTCGAATGCCGACGCGCCGAACACGATTAACTGACTCGGCAAATCCAACGGTCCGCGACACGGGAGAGGTTTAGATGTGCGATCCAGTCACCATTGCAGGAATAGCCCTCAGTGGCGCCGGCGCTGCAGCGAAAACGATCGGCGCTGGACAGGTGGCCGACGCCACGGCAGCTTCGCTCTCCCAAAACCTCGCCGCGCAAAATGCTCTTAATCAAGAGGCGGCGGGCGTCAACTCTCATTCGCTCGGCCTCTATAGCAATCTACAGGGCCAACAGGACGCCAAAGCTAAGTCGCTCGGCGACATGTTCGTGCAGGACGTCGCGCCAACGCAGGCCAATCCAGAGAACGAAGCGCCGGGAGGCTCGGCCAATACGCAAGCCAATGAGGCGGCGGCGCGCGCTGTGACGCAGGGTTACTCCAATCAGCAGGCTCTTTCCGGCGCTAAGCTGCGATCGTTCGGCGATGTGCTGCAGAACGATACGTTGGCCCAGCAACAGGACGCCGCGAAGATCGGCCAAATCAACAATTTCAAGCAAGGCGATACGAGCGTCTTGGGCCTCGAGCTCAATCAAGATAGCCACGCCGGCGACGGTTGGGATCTGGCCGGTTCGCTGGCGGAAGGCCTCGGCAGTCTCGGCGTAAAGGGCGCCGCGGCCTGGAAGCTCGCTAACCCCGGCGTGACGATGCCGTTCACGCCGGGCGGCGTCGGCAGCCCCGGTTTTAGTCTATTCGGGCTTCAGGGCGGAACGCCGCCACAGTCATCTAACCCATTCGCGATCGTTTAAAACGGTCGCGTTCCCGACGCTCCCTGCCCGGCGACCGGTTTGACCGGACAGGATGTCAGCTCCGCGATTGGAATGGCCAGCCCGCCGTTCGGCATTCCGGTTGAAATCGACGCAGAGGTCGGCATTGTTGCGTAAGTGCTCCGGACATTTCGCTATCCGCCCGGCTGGAATCAACCCGCGTGGGACCGAAACCGGCCGTTAGCTCGCAGTCGTCGCATTTAGCTGTACGCGGTTGGCGACCATCTCGCGAAAGCAGTCCGCTGGCATAGTCTTTCGAGCCTCGGTAAATTTCTTTGCCATATCCCCGACGACGATTCGAAGCGGCGGGGCGTCACTTTCGATCGCCAATGCCACCCCCTGTGCAAAGTGCTCGGATCGTTGCCATGCTCGCGGGTACCGGCCTCAAGCTCACCGAGGAGCATTTTGCGGATGCTGAAAGCCGATCTCCGTTCGCATTCCGTCGGGCTCCATGAGCGTCACCGCGATTCCTGTGCCGATCAGTTCATATTCGAGCGCTTCGGAGATCGCCTCGAGCGCATGTTTGCTCGCGCCGTAGACGCCGAGGAAGGGAAAAGGGACGGCGCCCGCGTATTGGCTGGCCGACGCGATAGTCAAGGAGCGGGCCTCTAATCGGCTCATGGCGGCGCGCCGAGCGGATGATGTCAAGTTCGCCAAAACAGCGCACCGATGGGCCTGCGCGTTGTTGGTGTGCGTGCCGCTCTTGATCCTGTGGCTGCTTTGGGATTACCGGCACGACTGGCGCGGGCTATGAATTTCAAAATGATCATGGGAAGCGCCGCAGGCTGGTTACGGCAGAGGAAAACGCGCGGCTCTCGGAAGACGAAGAGCCAGTTATCGCCAGTCTTAAAGCCGACATCCCTAAGGTGATTGCGGCGTCATCTGCCGAATCTGTCCCTCGTTTGCAAGCGATTGCCGCTGACCCCAACATAGACCTCACTGCGGATTTTGCGTCCAAGGAGGCCAAGGCCCGAAGCGATGCGATCATGGCGGCTAGGGCACGCCAAACCGCGGTCTAACAGCATATTTGCGCTGTGTCCGCAGTCGCGCAGGCGAGCGTGCGATCTTTTAATCGCCTTCGAGTCCAAACTCTCTGCGCCAGTCCCGAGTCGGATTAAGATGGCTTTCGCTTGAGGCCGACAGCCAAAAAGCGTTCAAGCATAGCGTTGATCTGATCGGGAACCTCAAGTGTTGAGAAATGTCCGGCGGCAAGAGTCTTCGCAATGACAACTTGCGGACAGAGCTCCCGTAAGCGATTCAGATCCCGCGCCATTTCTATTATCGGAACATCAGCAGATATATATGCCATCGGAATCTTGCAGGCCTCCGCTGCGGGGGTCGGGTCGTAGTTTAACACAGCATTGGCTAAGGCGGAGAAGGCCACATGCTGCGGCGTTTTCTCCATCGGAGGCAGAATGTTTTTTGTAAACATTTCCTCCGTCCGCGCCGGATCGTCGAAGGCGCCGCATAGATCCCAAGCCGACGCCCTCTCGACCGCTTTGTAGTCGGGTCCTTTGATTCCCTCCAACAAACTTCGTATGCCGTCGGCCTCCTTCAACGCTGGCGGCGACATGACGATAGAGTCTATCATCACGATCCCCGAGAAGAGAGCGGGGTGACGCCCAGTTAGTTCGAGAGCGATCGCACCACCCAGGCTATGACCGATCACCACGGGCTTTTCCAGCTTGAGCTGGCGGCATTGCCAGGCGATGTCGTCGGCGAACCCAGCCATGGTATATTCCTGCTTGGGAGCGTCGCTGGCGCCATGCCCGCGCAAGTTAATGGCGACGACGCGACGGGATTTGGCAAAGTGAGCGATCTGAGGTGTGAAGATTGTGTGATCGCCGGTCCAACCGTTGACCAGGACAATCGGCGGGCTTTCTGGAGTCTCCGGGCCGGCCTCGAAATGTGCGAGACGGACACCATCGCGATTCAAAAGAACCGCCTTTAGTTCGCAGTCAGCAGCCATATGCAAACTCCTCAAATTAAACTTCAGATGCGAATGTCCGTGGTTGATCAGGAAAAACCGCGACAATAAGAGGCGGGATGCACTTCGCGTTGCCTACAACTGCCCATCGAGTTTTCTTTCGTGATTGATCCGCCTGGAAATCACAATTTGGCTTAGCGAGCGGCTGCACAGATCTGTCAGTGCGATGAGCTTGGGTTTTTGCCATGAAATATATCAGCGCCGGTCTGTTTGAGCTGAAACGGTGAAAGGTTCGCTCGGGCGGGCAACAAAAAGGTAAGAAATCACGGAAAGAAGCGAGAAGAGCATCATGAACGCGGCCATTGAGAGCGCCGAATGTCCATCAAAAAGAACTGTAACAAGTGCGCTAGAGCCCGCAGCCGCCGTCATCTGGAGGCATATGGCCGCGGCGCTGACAAAGCCTGCAATCTGTGGCAATGGCTGCATAGCCCCGTTCATCGCGTTCGGCGAAATCAGTCCAAAGGAGAGGGCGACCACAATCATAACTGACATGACAAGAGGGATCGGCGTCCAGCCCGCTAGCGACACGGTCAGCAGAAGCGTTGCAGCGACGGATGAGAGCGTCAATCCGATCGTGAGCACGTGACCAGGCGATGCTCCCCAAGCGCTGAATCGGCCATCTAGGAACGCGCCACCCATAACCGCAATTGAGCTCGCTCCGAAGATCAGGCCATACTGATCGGGCCTTAGCCCCATGACGTTCATGAAGAACAGGGAGGAGCCGGTAATGTAGGCGAAGACAGCCCCCGCGCCGGCGGCGTTGACGAGGATATACCCGAGACAGGCACGATGCGTCAGGACGCGAAGATAGTTGCGGGCGATCACCGAGGGCATCAGGCGGTTGGCTGGATCGATTTTGGCGCTCTCGGCGAATCCCAGCGACATTGCCAACAGTAGAACGCATGCCGCGCCAAGGAAGACCAAATATACGATGCGCCAACCGCCAAGCGCAAGCAACGCGGCGCCAACCGTTGGCGAGATCATTGGAACAACATTTACGGCGATGACGACATAGGACATCTTAGCACGCGCGGCCTTTCCATCGAACAGGTCCCGAACAATGGCCATGGGCATCATGCCCGCGGCACCGGCGCCTTGGACGACGCGCCAAGCTAAGAGAGCCGGCAGCGACTGGGCAAGCGCACAGCCGATGCTGGCAGTAATAACAAGCAGGCAACCGAACACCACGACGGGCTTGCGGCCAAATCGATCGGAGACGGGTCCGTAGATGGAAAGGGCCGCGCCCAGGCTCAGCAGATAGACACTCATAGTCAAACCAACCTCTGATGGGGACGCGCCGAGTGCGGCGCCAGTGGCGGACAGGGTTGGCAAAATCATGTCGATGCCAAAGGTTGGAAGAGTAGCGAGAAGTCCCAGCAACAAAGTGAACGCAAAGGAGTTAGGATTAATACGCACGGATCCAACGTCCAATCACAAGCGACCCTCCTGGCATCGCCTGATGGCGAGACCGCCCGCTTTTTTTAAAGCAACGAAGGGTCGGAGTCTTAGGTTACGACTTGATGTCGCAAGGCGAATGATTGGTTACGGTCGTAATTTCAGAAATTTGAAATCCAGAACGCTGAGCGGCGGAGTTCGCCGAGGCCGTCGAAAAAGTGTTAAGTCCAAATAAGCGCGACGGCGCTCCGCGCTAAAACGCCAGTTCGCGAAGCCGCTCAAGCGCTATGGCGCGAAGATTGGCGACCCCGAGCGCTGGGCCTTTTGCGGGGAGGCGCGCGGCCGCGTCTGTGACGGCCGGGAAAGAGCGGCGTGGAATGCGCAATAGCTTTCTGCGGCGCAGCCATGCCTCGCGCTCTGCCGCGTCGCGGGCTCCGCGCAAAACAGATGCCTTCGCCGATCGCCTTCATCGACTGGCCATTTGCATCGCCCCTCGCCGAGCGCCGTCAGCACCTTGAGCGGCCCGACCGCGTCCGGGTTGAAAAGACGCGTTGACGGCAGGCTCCATTGCTGTCTGTTCGGTTGATCATCGAGCATCGGTTACCTCCCCGCCAATAAAGCCCCTACCGAGCTGCCCGGCGTCTCTCGCTTCGTGCCGAGCAGCGCCGCAATGGCGCTCCCGACCGTCGGAGGGTTGAACCCGTGCTGCAGCCATTGGTTGCCGAGATAGGCCTGAATCGGACGGGACATGATAAGTCGTCCGATCGCCGCGGGTGCGGCTAAGGCAGCCGCAACGCTGACGGGACCGGCCACCGCCAGCCCGCCGGCACCCAAACCGCCGGAAAGAAGATGCATTGCATAAGCGCGACCAGCCGTGCTCGAATCGGGCAGCGGCTTGAGCGCAGCTTCGCCCGAGCGCGCCAAATCAGCAAAACCGCCGATGCCTTGAGCGTAATCTAGCCGGCTGTGGCCTTTCGCCACGACGCTCTTGATCTGTGTCGGCGAGACGTAGCCTTGCGCGCCGCCGAAAATCTCGCCCATGCCCGCGCCGCGGCTGGCGTCGGGTAGCACTTGCGGCAAATTCGTATAGTCCGGCGAGCTCACGGCGCCATCGCCCTGCTCGGTAGCATCGGCTTTCCTAATAATCAGACTATGAGTCGCAATGGTCTGACTTTGATCCACATGGCTTTCCTGCGCCCGCGCAATGAACACCGGGAAAGAAAACGCCGCGGCGACGCCCGATACGACCAAACATCGCGTCATCTGACGGACCATTACTTTATGTGTCGTCATAATTCCTCATGTGTCGTCATAATTTCTCCGTATAAGAGTCGATCTGTTCACTCGGTGAGTGGAAATCACTGAATTACAGTTTTCACGAATCGCGTTTCATTGTTGAAAAACAGTCTAGCGAGCGGGGGGGGGCTGGTTAAAGCAAACAAGTTACGAATAAATGTCAATTACAAAAATACTCGTTACATGCGTAATACAACAACAAAAATCAGAAGATCCGTGGGAGTAGACCCTCTCAGGCCGGGAGTGCTCTTTGGTTTCTGAGCGATGCAGCATTTATAACGGAAGCACAGCAGCATGGATGTATTGAAAAGCTATGCGACTGAAAACCCTTGAGAACGAGAACGCGCGGCTAAAGAGGCTTCTGGTGGACGCCATGCGTTGACAATGCTGCGCTGAAAGATTGCTTAAAAAATGGTGATGCCTGCGGCTGAGCGAGAAGCAGTTGGCAGCTTCGATCAGTCTTAGAAATGAGCGAAGGGCGAGTGGCAGTCAAATGTTCCGCGCGCGACGCGATGGAACGAAGGCTCGAGCCGATCGACTGCTGCCGGATGGTGGTTCGCTACTCGATGACCCGCATGGATGACGCCAGACTGCGCGAGCGAACGAAGGCCATGGCCGCCGAGCGCGGCCCGCTCAGGGCGATGCTTTCCCTGGGATTTTCGCAAACCGAAAATTAATCGCGCGGGGCAACGCCAATCAGAGGGTGACCGGTTAGGGGAGGCTGGAGTGAGTACCGGCCTTCCCGGCCACAGCGGCCAAGGTGACGACATTTTGCGGCAGAGCCCTCGCTGTCCGCCCCAATAGCTGATGCCAAAGCGCCAAATTACTGTGTTTGCTAGAAAGAACCGAACTGCAGACCTCACCATTACTAATGGCGCGTCAGGGCTTCTGAACGGAATACGTCTCCGCGTGTCCTTCCAGGACATACCAGCAGTCGGCCAACAGCCCGGTCTTCGTCTTCTCGACGTGGAAGACGCGAATGACATCTGCGCCTTGGCCATAAGCGGCGGAGGGAAACCCCGTGCGTCAGCGAAAGCTCTCAAATCCTAACCGGCGCGACGCGCATCACGGTGTCATCGTGTCAGGGGAGATCGCTGGTGCAAGCGGCAGGCACCCGACAAAACGCGCGCTTTTTGCTGCGCGTCAAAAATCAGTCTCGGCCGACGCGAGCTCGAAATGAGAGCGCCGGCGATAATCTGATCCGCTGATTTTCGTGCTTCGATCCACCGTCGATAGTGTCTCGGGAAATCTACAAAAGAAGTCTTGGGCCTTTTCAATCACGCGCAAGCGGATGGGATTGTACTTGTTGTCTAGCCCCGCGGCTATCTCATCAGAGGAGGCGCTGACAGTCGCAAATGCGACTATCCACCCCCTCGTCGACTGCTCAAACCATTTCACCTCGACTACAGCGGTCTGCTCGTTTTCGAAGAGTTTCACAGTAAATTCCATGCGCCCTCCGATCTCTGACTGATGGGCGAATGAGGGCGAATGCGCATAGTTCCAAAACGAGGGCGCCCAAAAAGACGCCATATTCCCGTTTGCCGTGAACGCAACCGGGTGGGCAACTATAGCCTTGCGCACCCCGGGTGAAAAATATGCTGGGAACGGAGCGCTTCACGAAGCGCGACATACAATGGATGATCAATCTGAACGAGGCATCGATGCTCGGCGCCGACGGCAAATCATGGAGCCTCACATTAAAGATGCCGACGCTTGTGTGAGACGACTATGTGAGACGAAACCAAAAATCAGGCTAGCTTATTGATTTCATTGGCGCGCCCAAGGGGAATCGAACCCCTGTTTTCGCCGTGAAAGGGCGATTACTGCCATTGGCTGCTCCTGCCTGATACCGTCCTTATCCGTATTAACATATTGCAAAATAACGTACTTGTGTTACTCTGTCTAGATCGGTATCGGCGGCTGTCGTGCAAAACATAGCAACGAACTCGTCAACGATTTTTGAGAGGTAGTCCTGTTGGCTCGCCAGAGCTCTTTCAGCAGTCGTGCCAGCCGGTGCGCCCTGCCTGCTTCCGACGCCCCACAATGGGAGGTGATCAGCCCAGGTCTTCGCCTTGGGTATCGTCGCGGGCGCGGGACGCAAGGGCGCGGCGGAACATGGCTTGCCGCCGGCCGCGGCGCTGACGGCGATAGAAAGCAAGTTAAGCTTGGGCGAGCGGATGACCTTCTGCCAGCAGATGGAAAGCGCGTGCTTTCCTGCGAACAGGCAAAAGACGCGGCGCGCCTCTGGCTTAAGAAATTGCGCGCTGGCGGTCCGACTGCCGCCGGACTGACCGTCGCCGGCGTCCTCGATCAATATTTCGACGCTCGAGCCGCCTCCGGCATGAAGTCGATCTATGACGCCAAGTCGCGCGCCGGCGTGCACATCCTGCCAAAGCTTGGGAAGTCGCTTGTCGCCGAGCTTACCGTCGATCAGGTGCGAAAGTGGCGCGACAGCATGGTTGCGGCGCCAAAGACGCTTCGTACCGGCAAATTCGCGACGAAAACCAACACTCGCACGGTTGATCTTTCGGACCCTGAGACCGCACGCCGACGGCGCGACACTGCGAACCGGACGCTTACAACTCTGAAGGCAGCTCTCAATTGGGCGTTCGATCACAGGCTAGTCGATGACGACAGCGCGTGGCGCCTCGTCAAACCATACCGAAGCACGACCTCGTCCCGTATTCGGTTTCTGACCTCGGCTGAACAGCAAGTCCTTGTCGACAACGCGGAGGGCGAATTGCGCGATCTGATCGCCGCGGCCCTCATGACTGGAGCGCGTTTTGGGGAGCTTGCGCGGCTATCTGTCCGCGACTTCGACCCCGTCAACGCATCGGTCTTTATCGCCGAGAGCAAGAGCGGCAAGGCGCGTCATATCCCGCTGACGGCCGGGTGCGTCGCGCTTTTCACTCGGCTTTCGGCCGACAGAGACAGGACAGACCCTTTGCTTCGTCACGTTGACGGCAGATGGAAGCCCGCAGCCTACCATCGAGAGTTTAAGGCGGCCGTCGCGCGAGCCGAACTCAATGACATAACGCTTCACGAACTGCGCCACTCATACGCCAGCACAATGGTCAGGGCCGGCGCGCCGCTGATTGTCGTGGCGGAGGCACTCGGCCATTCCGGCACCCGGATGGTTGAGATGCACTACGCGCACCTCGCGCCGTCCTATGTCGCCGATACGATCCGGCGTACCGCTCCAGACCTGACAGAGAACGCCAATGAAAAATCCAAACAGGGTAACGAAATCCAACGCGGCGAGCGCAGCGCTGATTAACGGGACGCGTGAATTGAAGTGGATCAAATACCCCGCGCTCCTCGCCGCCATGCTCGCGACGGCCGCCTGCGTTTCGCCAGGCGGCGGCGGAACTGAAGCGAACTTCATTGATCCTTCCACTGGTTCGCTCTCGGAGCGTCGCGCGGCTCTGAAGGCTGTAGATGTTGTCGATAGCGCGCCTGCAGGAGCGCGCGACCTCGGCGGCGTGTCCGCCCGGCGTTGCCATCGATATTTCACAGAGGCGGAGCCCTCCGCCTCGAGCCTGATACCGGATTTGCAGATCGCCGCCTATGGGCAAGGCGCAGACGTCATCCGCCTCCTCGGCGTCGAAAAGAAAACGGGACTGCTGGCCGACTGCTGGTACGTG
It contains:
- a CDS encoding multidrug effflux MFS transporter, translating into MDVGSVRINPNSFAFTLLLGLLATLPTFGIDMILPTLSATGAALGASPSEVGLTMSVYLLSLGAALSIYGPVSDRFGRKPVVVFGCLLVITASIGCALAQSLPALLAWRVVQGAGAAGMMPMAIVRDLFDGKAARAKMSYVVIAVNVVPMISPTVGAALLALGGWRIVYLVFLGAACVLLLAMSLGFAESAKIDPANRLMPSVIARNYLRVLTHRACLGYILVNAAGAGAVFAYITGSSLFFMNVMGLRPDQYGLIFGASSIAVMGGAFLDGRFSAWGASPGHVLTIGLTLSSVAATLLLTVSLAGWTPIPLVMSVMIVVALSFGLISPNAMNGAMQPLPQIAGFVSAAAICLQMTAAAGSSALVTVLFDGHSALSMAAFMMLFSLLSVISYLFVARPSEPFTVSAQTDRR
- a CDS encoding site-specific integrase; translation: MLSCEQAKDAARLWLKKLRAGGPTAAGLTVAGVLDQYFDARAASGMKSIYDAKSRAGVHILPKLGKSLVAELTVDQVRKWRDSMVAAPKTLRTGKFATKTNTRTVDLSDPETARRRRDTANRTLTTLKAALNWAFDHRLVDDDSAWRLVKPYRSTTSSRIRFLTSAEQQVLVDNAEGELRDLIAAALMTGARFGELARLSVRDFDPVNASVFIAESKSGKARHIPLTAGCVALFTRLSADRDRTDPLLRHVDGRWKPAAYHREFKAAVARAELNDITLHELRHSYASTMVRAGAPLIVVAEALGHSGTRMVEMHYAHLAPSYVADTIRRTAPDLTENANEKSKQGNEIQRGERSAD
- a CDS encoding SDR family NAD(P)-dependent oxidoreductase, with protein sequence MSRLEARSLTIASASQYAGAVPFPFLGVYGASKHALEAISEALEYELIGTGIAVTLMEPDGMRTEIGFQHPQNAPR
- a CDS encoding alpha/beta hydrolase, producing the protein MAADCELKAVLLNRDGVRLAHFEAGPETPESPPIVLVNGWTGDHTIFTPQIAHFAKSRRVVAINLRGHGASDAPKQEYTMAGFADDIAWQCRQLKLEKPVVIGHSLGGAIALELTGRHPALFSGIVMIDSIVMSPPALKEADGIRSLLEGIKGPDYKAVERASAWDLCGAFDDPARTEEMFTKNILPPMEKTPQHVAFSALANAVLNYDPTPAAEACKIPMAYISADVPIIEMARDLNRLRELCPQVVIAKTLAAGHFSTLEVPDQINAMLERFLAVGLKRKPS
- a CDS encoding GcrA family cell cycle regulator, giving the protein MLDDQPNRQQWSLPSTRLFNPDAVGPLKVLTALGEGRCKWPVDEGDRRRHLFCAEPATRQSARHGCAAESYCAFHAALSRPSQTRPRASPQKAQRSGSPIFAP